In one Nodularia sp. LEGE 06071 genomic region, the following are encoded:
- a CDS encoding acyl carrier protein: MTTECVIKNNDALVEKLIEYISAKVPGFSSTEHLDNSFSSLGLDSVAHVEITAIIAEHLQVTIDPALAFDYPTINSLINYLQQNFTQAIELKEEG; encoded by the coding sequence ATGACAACTGAGTGTGTAATCAAAAATAACGATGCTCTTGTTGAGAAGTTAATTGAGTACATTTCTGCAAAAGTACCCGGTTTTTCATCTACAGAGCATCTTGACAATTCGTTCTCTAGTTTGGGTCTTGATTCCGTTGCCCATGTAGAAATTACTGCTATTATCGCAGAACATCTTCAGGTAACGATTGATCCTGCATTGGCCTTCGATTACCCGACTATTAACTCTTTGATTAATTACTTACAGCAAAATTTTACACAGGCTATTGAACTGAAGGAGGAAGGTTAA
- the devC gene encoding ABC transporter permease DevC, with protein MNSTTAPKPLNLWQRFRRRTPLGWLQLKHKRGTFILAISGVAFADILMLMQLGFQGALFQSSVRIHETLNADIVLSSPQIRNMLYPNEFSRRRLYQALDVPGVALVNPLYVVLATWKHPTTHKQGMMLLLGADPSQKFINRPDINRNLDELKIPDTLLFDQNTRGDYKAMLADFAQNKPVTTEIKGYKQHIRGLFAIGSSFGVDGSLVTSAETLLRLYPQRGAGNISLGLIKVTPGNDPNQVAQALRHHLPDDVNVYTLQEFADFEKNYWATNTPIGFIFRLGVAMGFIVGVILVYQVLSTDVNSHLQEYATFRAMGYQQRYLLGIVLEEAVILAVLGFIPGVAISSLLYYLTREATRLPMYLTVARAMGILITTIVMCLISGAIATRKLQSADPADIF; from the coding sequence ATGAATAGTACCACTGCCCCAAAACCTCTTAATCTCTGGCAACGCTTTCGGCGTCGAACGCCTTTGGGATGGCTGCAATTGAAGCATAAACGTGGGACGTTCATCCTAGCAATTTCGGGAGTTGCTTTTGCAGACATTTTGATGTTAATGCAATTAGGGTTTCAGGGGGCACTGTTCCAAAGTTCAGTGCGGATTCACGAAACCTTAAATGCGGATATTGTGCTGAGCAGCCCACAAATACGGAATATGTTGTATCCTAACGAGTTCTCGCGGCGACGGCTGTACCAGGCATTGGATGTTCCAGGAGTTGCATTGGTCAATCCACTTTATGTGGTATTGGCAACTTGGAAGCATCCTACAACGCATAAACAAGGCATGATGCTATTACTGGGTGCTGATCCCAGTCAAAAGTTTATTAACCGACCGGATATTAATCGAAATCTTGATGAATTGAAAATTCCAGACACATTACTCTTTGACCAGAATACGCGAGGTGACTACAAAGCAATGCTGGCTGATTTTGCCCAGAACAAACCCGTGACTACGGAAATCAAAGGGTACAAACAGCATATTCGGGGTTTATTTGCGATCGGTTCCTCGTTTGGTGTAGACGGTAGTTTGGTGACCAGTGCGGAAACGTTGCTACGGCTCTATCCTCAACGGGGAGCTGGCAATATAAGTCTAGGTCTAATCAAAGTTACTCCTGGCAATGACCCAAACCAAGTTGCCCAAGCCTTGCGGCATCATTTACCCGATGATGTAAATGTGTACACTTTACAAGAATTTGCCGATTTCGAGAAAAACTACTGGGCGACCAATACCCCTATTGGGTTTATCTTTCGCCTAGGTGTGGCAATGGGCTTTATCGTAGGCGTAATTTTGGTCTACCAAGTGCTATCCACGGATGTCAATTCCCATCTTCAGGAATATGCAACCTTCCGAGCGATGGGTTATCAACAGCGTTATTTATTGGGAATTGTGTTGGAGGAAGCAGTAATCCTAGCGGTACTGGGATTTATCCCCGGTGTGGCTATTTCCAGTCTGTTGTACTATCTAACGCGAGAGGCAACGAGGTTACCAATGTACCTAACCGTTGCCCGTGCAATGGGGATACTAATCACGACAATTGTTATGTGCTTGATTTCCGGTGCGATCGCTACGCGGAAACTTCAATCTGCCGATCCTGCTGATATTTTCTAA
- a CDS encoding efflux RND transporter periplasmic adaptor subunit, which produces MVGSVLTIRHFWGSEVPNEVETPTPLLTVSALGRLEPSGEIVQVAAPAGTAGARLEKLLVKTGDRVRAGQILAVLDLQEKYQAAVEQSQSRVRIVEAQLAKVKAGAKQGEIQAQAAQVEQLQIERVNQITAQQSKINRIRANLQGEEAAKQAMVKRWEAEYRNAKTDRDRFEQLYKSGAISASQYDSARLKAETIKQQWAEAEAMLNQIRTSGQAEIAEAQATLERIREGQFKNIKSAEATLDGIVEVRSVDIQISQAELTEAKANLRQAEAILETAYIRSPQAGQVLKIHTRPGETIRSMGDPLGILDLGQTQQMDAVAEVYESDVVKIRPGQRVTVRATSIAQTLQGTVTEIGHIVQRRNVINTDPTANIDARIVEVRVQLDEKSSQKVMNLTNLQVEVSIDLGQEGVQ; this is translated from the coding sequence GTGGTGGGATCGGTACTGACGATACGACATTTTTGGGGAAGTGAAGTTCCGAATGAAGTGGAAACACCTACACCCTTATTAACAGTCAGTGCTCTGGGACGGTTAGAGCCATCAGGGGAAATTGTGCAGGTAGCGGCTCCGGCTGGAACGGCTGGGGCAAGATTGGAGAAGTTGCTGGTCAAAACAGGAGATCGAGTAAGAGCAGGACAGATACTAGCAGTTTTAGATCTACAAGAAAAGTATCAAGCAGCAGTAGAGCAGTCCCAGAGCCGAGTGCGAATTGTGGAAGCCCAGTTGGCTAAAGTAAAGGCGGGTGCGAAACAGGGAGAAATCCAGGCACAAGCTGCCCAGGTGGAACAATTGCAGATTGAGCGGGTAAATCAGATTACAGCACAACAATCCAAGATTAACCGCATCCGTGCCAATTTGCAAGGAGAGGAGGCAGCAAAACAAGCAATGGTAAAACGCTGGGAAGCTGAGTATCGTAATGCAAAGACGGATAGAGATCGATTTGAGCAGCTTTATAAAAGTGGTGCTATTTCGGCATCACAGTACGATAGTGCCAGACTGAAAGCAGAAACTATAAAACAGCAGTGGGCAGAAGCCGAAGCCATGCTAAACCAAATTCGGACTTCAGGTCAGGCAGAAATAGCAGAGGCTCAGGCAACACTGGAGCGAATTCGAGAAGGACAGTTCAAGAATATTAAGAGTGCTGAAGCGACTCTTGATGGGATTGTGGAAGTACGCTCGGTGGATATCCAGATTTCCCAAGCCGAGCTTACCGAAGCAAAAGCGAATTTGCGTCAAGCTGAAGCAATTTTGGAAACTGCCTATATTCGGTCGCCGCAAGCAGGACAAGTGCTGAAAATTCATACCCGTCCAGGGGAAACTATTCGTAGTATGGGTGATCCACTGGGAATTTTGGATTTAGGGCAAACGCAGCAGATGGATGCGGTAGCTGAGGTTTACGAAAGTGATGTAGTTAAGATTAGACCTGGGCAGAGAGTAACCGTTCGAGCCACATCAATTGCTCAAACGTTGCAAGGAACAGTTACAGAAATCGGGCATATTGTACAACGGCGAAATGTTATCAACACAGACCCTACTGCGAATATTGATGCCCGCATTGTGGAGGTGCGGGTGCAGCTTGATGAAAAATCAAGTCAGAAGGTAATGAATCTAACTAATTTGCAAGTAGAAGTGTCAATAGACTTGGGACAGGAGGGAGTTCAATGA
- a CDS encoding flavin-containing monooxygenase, whose translation MLNSDCVIIGAGQSGLYAAHLLNKRGISYIVLEREQIGQVWHNRWKSMRLFTSRQFCGLPGLPFPGDPNGFPTANEMGDYLKAFAHTFKVSTRENSEVVSLTKEQDRFIVTLKDGDRLSTKSVINATGSNQVPHIPSISTGLSDDVLQLDGTLQSLTLVPEGSRVVVVGDGATGRQIAGGLASVCKVTLSTGKSRGLPPGTILGKDIFWWLNKIGILVADKRSVVAKILQRRNPVPCGNFNNRNLKKMGVRIVGKAQDCSGQTVFFEQGESADADVVIWSTGYRDHTDWLKLPHCINEAGFIEEYGITPEPGLFVLGRKWLSCRASELVMGLPKDAEYVISAVEKHLKTSINPEKLVVKK comes from the coding sequence ATGCTGAATTCTGATTGCGTGATTATTGGTGCTGGGCAGAGTGGTTTATATGCGGCCCATCTGCTTAATAAACGAGGTATTTCTTACATTGTTTTAGAGCGAGAGCAGATTGGGCAGGTCTGGCATAATCGCTGGAAAAGTATGAGATTATTTACGTCTCGACAGTTTTGCGGACTACCTGGGCTGCCATTTCCTGGAGATCCCAATGGCTTCCCAACTGCGAATGAAATGGGGGATTATTTGAAAGCATTTGCTCATACCTTTAAAGTATCCACCCGTGAGAATTCTGAGGTTGTCAGCCTTACGAAAGAACAAGACCGATTTATCGTTACCTTAAAAGATGGCGATCGCCTATCAACAAAGTCAGTTATCAATGCAACAGGTTCAAATCAAGTTCCTCACATTCCGTCGATTAGCACTGGTCTATCAGATGATGTGTTGCAGTTGGATGGCACTCTCCAAAGTCTGACGCTTGTCCCAGAAGGTAGTAGGGTCGTGGTTGTGGGTGATGGCGCGACAGGGCGTCAGATTGCGGGTGGACTTGCTAGTGTATGCAAGGTTACATTATCAACTGGTAAATCTCGCGGTTTACCTCCAGGTACTATCCTTGGTAAGGATATTTTCTGGTGGCTTAACAAAATTGGAATATTAGTTGCTGATAAACGTAGTGTGGTAGCCAAGATCCTCCAACGGCGTAACCCAGTTCCTTGCGGCAACTTTAACAATCGAAACCTCAAGAAAATGGGAGTTCGTATTGTCGGAAAAGCACAAGACTGTTCAGGACAAACCGTCTTTTTTGAACAAGGGGAAAGTGCTGATGCTGATGTTGTCATTTGGTCAACTGGTTATCGGGATCACACAGACTGGCTGAAACTACCCCACTGCATTAATGAAGCGGGCTTTATAGAAGAGTATGGTATAACTCCGGAGCCTGGGCTATTTGTTCTTGGACGCAAATGGTTGAGTTGTCGTGCCTCAGAGTTAGTTATGGGACTTCCGAAAGATGCTGAGTATGTGATTTCTGCGGTTGAGAAGCATTTGAAAACCTCAATCAATCCAGAAAAACTTGTTGTTAAAAAGTAG
- a CDS encoding SRPBCC family protein — protein sequence MGRPQILSQQYDVNLKIDKLEGQRRHILAKIEIPYSLEQVWQIITDYESFPEFIPNMTQSRRIEHPTGGIRLEQIRTKSLAGIKVSARSLVDIRETYLCEVHYQLIEGDLREFSGFWRLETKSSSHSQRGVELIYDFLVLPKPIIPAPVFNHFLSNDIPAVLLAVHQRVESLFG from the coding sequence ATGGGCAGACCACAAATTCTCAGTCAGCAATACGATGTCAACCTAAAAATCGATAAGTTAGAGGGACAAAGACGACATATCTTGGCCAAAATCGAAATTCCTTACTCTCTAGAGCAAGTATGGCAAATCATCACAGACTACGAATCTTTTCCTGAATTTATTCCCAACATGACTCAGAGCCGCCGCATAGAGCATCCTACCGGAGGTATTCGCTTAGAACAGATTCGGACAAAGAGCTTAGCGGGGATCAAGGTGTCTGCTCGTTCACTTGTCGATATCAGGGAAACTTATCTTTGTGAAGTTCACTATCAGTTGATTGAGGGTGACTTAAGGGAGTTCTCTGGCTTCTGGCGGTTAGAAACAAAAAGTTCATCGCATTCCCAGCGTGGTGTTGAGCTTATTTATGACTTTTTAGTTTTACCTAAGCCAATTATTCCAGCCCCCGTATTCAACCACTTTCTCAGTAATGATATACCTGCTGTTTTGTTGGCTGTTCACCAGCGAGTAGAAAGCTTGTTTGGTTGA